A genomic region of Eucalyptus grandis isolate ANBG69807.140 chromosome 5, ASM1654582v1, whole genome shotgun sequence contains the following coding sequences:
- the LOC104447048 gene encoding putative cysteine-rich receptor-like protein kinase 35: protein MTSTEDGSYVSSSTMELKQPASAMSAQPPSIPPFLLRLPSVLLCLLILTFDLSNAQFCYDTGNFTAASTYAKNRELVLSSLPSDVTSKGGFYSGKVGNGSDVVYVLSFCRGDSSNDSCFKCLNSTAEDLRIKCPNQKAAVSWGTEDPPCIIRYADGPMDGVKQAFPTLTYYNTGNITMDQDQFDRTWRNFTEELATRASMGTSELKFIGGRTVLPNTQTMFALLQCSPDLSQIDCRVCLWECINDYQDCCHGKRGGGVNKPSCIFRWDLYPFFQSDPINLLPSPPPPTAVTKTDPAAPPPANAQVTNGNISKSLRIVVAVIGSAALFVVVIVSVCCLIRRRRSNPLMVSSAKDEVKTAESLQFKLSEIRAATDSFSEGNKLGEGGFGKVYRGRLPNGQEIAVKRLSQSSEQGLQEFKNEIVLVAKLQHRNLVRLLGFCFEEGEKLLVYEFMPNKSLDYFVFDLEKSKQLDWPRRYNIISGIARGMLYLHEDSRLRIIHRDLKASNVLLDNNMNPKISDFGMARIFGVDQTNANTRRIVGTYGYMSPEYAMHGQFSQKSDVYSFGVLLLEIICGKRNDYYYQSDGGEALASYAWKHWRDNVPWEILDPVLGESYSRSQVLRCIHIGFLCVQEDPADRPTMASIVLALSSQTLSLPVPREPAFFLRSWTEPPQNIIANDQGHDQNTSGSTPLSVNEVSITELSAR, encoded by the exons ATGACCTCCACAGAGGACGGCTCATACGTCTCATCTTCAACAATGGAGCTGAAACAGCCAGCATCCGCCATGTCTGCACAGCCTCCTTCAatccctccttttcttcttcgtcttccttcTGTCCTTCTCTGTCTTCTCATCCTAACGTTCGACCTCTCAAACGCTCAATTCTGCTACGACACGGGCAACTTCACGGCCGCCAGCACCTACGCCAAGAACCGTGAGCTtgtcctctcttctctccctaGCGATGTGACTTCGAAGGGTGGGTTCTACTCTGGGAAGGTAGGGAACGGCTCGGACGTTGTTTACGTGCTCAGTTTCTGCAGAGGCGACTCTTCAAATGACAGTTGCTTCAAGTGCCTAAACTCTACTGCTGAAGATTTGAGGATCAAGTGTCCAAACCAAAAAGCTGCGGTCAGCTGGGGGACAGAAGATCCTCCTTGCATCATCCGTTACGCTGATGGTCCGATGGACGGCGTGAAGCAGGCATTTCCGACACTAACGTATTATAACACAGGCAACATCACGATGGATCAGGATCAGTTCGATCGGACATGGAGGAATTTTACAGAGGAGCTGGCAACAAGGGCTTCAATGGGGACGTCAGAGCTCAAGTTCATAGGAGGGAGAACGGTGTTACCGAACACCCAGACCATGTTCGCGCTGTTGCAGTGCAGCCCTGATTTGTCTCAGATTGATTGTCGGGTTTGCTTGTGGGAATGCATAAACGATTATCAAGATTGTTGCCATGGAAAACGAGGCGGGGGTGTTAACAAGCCGAGCTGCATTTTCCGATGGGACTTGTACCCGTTTTTCCAGTCTGATCCCATCAATCTGCTGCCATCTCCGCCACCACCAACTGCAGTCACCAAGACCGACCCTGCTGCTCCTCCACCTGCAAATGCACAAGTCACCAACG GTAATATCTCGAAGTCATTACGCATTGTGGTTGCTGTGATAGGTTCAGCAGCTCTCTTTGTTGTGGTAATTGTCTCCGTTTGTTGCTTGATtagaaggagaagaagtaaTCCATTGATGGTCTCATCTG CAAAAGACGAGGTCAAAACTGCTGAAAGCTTACAATTCAAACTAAGCGAGATCAGGGCTGCCACAGATTCCTTTTCAGAAGGCAATAAGCTTGGAGAAGGGGGATTCGGGAAAGTGTATCGG GGTAGGCTTCCCAACGGGCAAGAAATCGCTGTGAAGAGGCTATCCCAAAGCTCAGAGCAAGGCCTCCAAGAATTTAAGAATGAGATTGTGTTGGTCGCGAAGCTTCAACACCGGAATCTAGTGAGACTGCTTGGATTTTGCTTCGAAGAAGGGGAAAAGCTACTGGTATATGAGTTTATGCCCAACAAAAGCCTCGACTACTTCGTGTTCG ACCTTGAGAAAAGCAAACAATTGGATTGGCCAAGACGTTACAACATAATATCAGGCATCGCTCGAGGGATGCTCtatcttcatgaagattctCGGCTTCGAATCATTCACCGTGATTTAAAAGCTAGCAACGTCTTGCTGGACAACAATATGAACCCAAAGATTTCGGATTTTGGCATGGCAAGGATTTTCGGAGTTGATCAAACTAACGCAAACACTAGAAGAATCGTAGGAACCTA CGGTTACATGTCCCCAGAATATGCGATGCATGGGCAATTCTCTCAAAAGTCCGATGTTTACAGCTTCGGCGTCCTCCTCCTCGAGATCATTTGCGGCAAGAGGAATGACTACTACTACCAATCTGATGGAGGTGAAGCTCTCGCAAGCTAt GCTTGGAAACATTGGAGGGACAATGTGCCTTGGGAAATCTTGGACCCGGTATTGGGAGAATCTTATTCCAGAAGCCAAGTGCTAAGATGCATACACATTGGCTTTCTATGTGTTCAGGAAGATCCGGCTGATAGACCTACCATGGCAAGCATAGTTCTTGCGCTGAGCAGCCAAACTCTTAGTCTGCCAGTGCCACGGGAACCTGCCTTTTTCCTCCGAAGCTGGACGGAACCACCACAGAACATCATCGCAAATGACCAAGGACATGATCAAAATACCAGCGGCTCCACACCTTTGTCGGTCAATGAAGTGTCGATCACTGAACTCTCCGCTCGATGA